Within the Gimesia sp. genome, the region AGATTGATGCCATGAGCAGTCTGGAAATCGTGCAGCTGATGAATGCTGAAGATGCCGGCGTGGCTGCAGCCGTAGCCAAAGAATCGGAAACGATTGCAGCTGCCGTCGATCTGATTGCCGAGTCTTTTCGACGCGGAGGTCGACTGGTTTACATCGGCGCAGGGACGTCGGGGCGACTGGGTGTATTGGATGCCAGTGAGTGTCCACCCACGTTTAACAGTCCCCCCGAACAGGTGGTTGGCTTAATCGCGGGGGGGCGAACTGCGCTGACAAATGCCGTCGAAGGGGCCGAAGATCATTCAGAGTTCGCGATTGCCGATCTGCAGGAACTGGGCCTCAGTCAGGATGATGTCCTGGTTGGAATCGCCACCAGTGGTCGGACGCCGTATGTGATTGCCGCTTTGCAATACGCGCGAGAGCAGGGGGCCGCTGCCATCGCGTTTACCTGTAACCAGGAGAATCAGCTGGCGGATGTGGCCGATCTTACCATCTGTCCGGTGGTCGGTCCGGAAGTCGTTACCGGTTCCACGCGTCTCAAGGCGGGGACAGCAACCAAAATGGTGTTGAACATGTTGACGACCGGGGCCATGGTGCGGATTGGTAAAACGTATGGCAATCTGATGGTCGATCTGCGGGCCACGAACAAGAAACTGATTGACCGCTCCATTCGAATATTGATCGCGTTTACCGATCTTCCGCGTGACGAAGCCGAGACGGTACTGGAAGCCTGCCATGGCGAGTTGAAAACGGCGATCGTGAGCGTGAAGCGGAATGTGTCTCCCGAACGTGCAGAGGAGCTGCTCAAGCAGGCGGGCGGTCATCTGCGGCGGGTACTGGATGCAGCCGAGTGAAGTTGAGTCCGTCGCTGGCAGGGCAAATCCCCTCTGAGGAATTCACGGTATGACCGGATTACAGTCCCGACAACTGGTACTGGGCATCGACGGTGGTGGCACCAAAACCGCGGCAACTCTGGCTGTGGTGACTGACGCACAGGACTTTCACGTTGTTGGACGCGGAACGGCAGGAGCTTCTAATCTGAATGCGGTGGGCCTGGATGCGGCTGCTGTTGAATTGCAACGGGCAGTCGAGCTAGCCTTTCAGTCTGCTGGTGCAGAACCGCACACGGTGTCTGTACTCTGTATGGGCATGGCGGGAGCGGGACGACCAGCCGAGCAGCATGCCTGGACGGAATGGGCGGTGCAGAACCGGATCGCAGAGGAAGTGGTCGTGGTCACCGATGCCGAGACGGTATTGGCAGCGGGAACTCCGGCAGGGACCGGAGTGGCATTGATTGCGGGAACCGGTTCGCTGGCTTTCGGGAAAGGGGCCGACGGTACTCAGACGCGCGCCGGGGGATGGGGATATCTGTTGGGGGATGAAGGGAGTGGCTATCAACTGGCGATCGCGGCGATCAAGGCGATCCTGCGGGCGGTTGACGGACGGGGGCCGGAGACGGTTCTGCAGTCCCGTTTTCTCAAGGCCTTGAATTTGAATGCTCCCGAAGAGCTGATCGGTTATCTCTACCAGGACCCGGGAGACCGCGGTCGGATCGCCCGGCTGTCAGGTCTTGTGTTTGAAGCCGCTATGGATGAGGATGAGGTGGCCCGTTCGATTGTGGATCAGGGCGCGCAGGAACTGTCTGAGCTGGTACTGGCGGTGGCGCAACGGTTGCATTTCAAAGCAGACGCGTATGCGCTGGCGCTGACCGGTGGGATTTTGCTGCATCAACGCGATTACCGGGTCTCTCTGCTCGAACGTCTGGCAGAGCAGCAACTGGCTCCCGCGACCATCGAGTGCGTTGAAGATCCGAGCCTGGGGGCCGTGCGGATTGCCGTCCGCCTGCTGGGATAATTCGTATGGCTCTGGCTAAGCTTCCGGGAACTGATCGGGGATCTGCAGCTGTTTTACCGAGTAGGGGGAGCACTGCTGTTTCCAGCCGCCGTCGATGGTGACGGAGGTTCCGGTGAGATAGCTGGCGTCTTCTCCGGCCAGCATGACAATGCTGTGGGCGATTTCCCGCGGATGTGCCCAGCGTCTCAAAGGAATCATGTCTTCGGAAGCCTGGCGGATTTTCGTGGCGGTGGCCTGCTGGTCAACGGCGATATCCTGTCCCATCGCGGTGTCGATCGCGCCGGGATTGACGCTGAGCACCCGGATGCCTGCAGGCCCATAGAGTGTGGC harbors:
- a CDS encoding BadF/BadG/BcrA/BcrD ATPase family protein, with protein sequence MTGLQSRQLVLGIDGGGTKTAATLAVVTDAQDFHVVGRGTAGASNLNAVGLDAAAVELQRAVELAFQSAGAEPHTVSVLCMGMAGAGRPAEQHAWTEWAVQNRIAEEVVVVTDAETVLAAGTPAGTGVALIAGTGSLAFGKGADGTQTRAGGWGYLLGDEGSGYQLAIAAIKAILRAVDGRGPETVLQSRFLKALNLNAPEELIGYLYQDPGDRGRIARLSGLVFEAAMDEDEVARSIVDQGAQELSELVLAVAQRLHFKADAYALALTGGILLHQRDYRVSLLERLAEQQLAPATIECVEDPSLGAVRIAVRLLG
- the murQ gene encoding N-acetylmuramic acid 6-phosphate etherase, giving the protein MMLEHLTTEQRNPASDKIDAMSSLEIVQLMNAEDAGVAAAVAKESETIAAAVDLIAESFRRGGRLVYIGAGTSGRLGVLDASECPPTFNSPPEQVVGLIAGGRTALTNAVEGAEDHSEFAIADLQELGLSQDDVLVGIATSGRTPYVIAALQYAREQGAAAIAFTCNQENQLADVADLTICPVVGPEVVTGSTRLKAGTATKMVLNMLTTGAMVRIGKTYGNLMVDLRATNKKLIDRSIRILIAFTDLPRDEAETVLEACHGELKTAIVSVKRNVSPERAEELLKQAGGHLRRVLDAAE